From Curtobacterium sp. MCBA15_012:
CCCGCCACGAAGCCCGCCCAGGTGCTGTCCGCACCTCCGGCGACCGTGCCGAGTCGCGAGAGCGCGTCGGCGAACGAGTCGTCGAGCTGGTTCGCCGCGTTCCGCGTCGCCAGGCCGGACCCGTCCACGGGGACGACCGACAGGCCCTGGGCCGCGGGCGTCCCCGCCGCGAGGGCGAAGAACGGTGCACCGGTGGTGCCGGTGGGCGTCGTGCCACGGGCGTGTGCCGCGTTGACGGTCGTCGCCAGGGCGGTCGCGACCGCGTCGTAGGACGCCGCGGCCTCGGCCAGGGCACCGCCGGTGCCGGACGACGCGGGGGCCAGCAGTGACAGTGCGCCGCCGATCGACCCGCCGCCGAGGGCGACGTCGCGCGGCTCGGCACCGGCCCACTGCAGGGTCACGGGGTGGCCGTCGGCCATGCGGTCGGCACCGGCGAGCTGCACGGTGCGGGCGTCGGTGCCCTGCACGAGGGCGTTGCCGTCGAGGAGCACGTCGACCGTGCCGTCGGCGTGCGCCCGCACGGTCCCGCCGGCGAGCCCGGCGATCTGCTGGGTGAGCTGGTCGCGCTGGTCCATCAGCTCGTTCGCGCTCCCGCCGGAGGCGAGGGTCGAGCGGATCCGGCCGTTGAGGTCGGCGACCTGCGCGGCAGCGTCGTTGAGCTGGCCGACCTGCGTCGCGGCGGTGGCCCGGACGGTGGTCCACTGTGCGTCGACGGCGCGGGACCCGGAGGCGAGGGCGCCGGCGACGGTCGACGCGGACGCGATCACCGAGGACGCGGCGCCGGGGTCGTCCGGGTGGGCGGCGAGGCCGCTCCACGAGGACCAGAAGGCGTCGAGCTTGGCGGACAGACCGTCCTTGCCCGGTTCGTGCAGCCCGTCCTCGAGGTCGGACAGTGCGGTGGCGCGGGTCCTCGCCCACGTCGAGGAGCCCGTCGCGACGCGGAGCCCCGCGTCCAGCGTCAGGGAGCCGAGCCGTGCGATGCCGTCGACCGAGACGCCCTGACCGGCGAGGGCCGCGGTGCCGTGCACGAAGCCGGTCTGGACGGTGGGGATCGACGACTGCGTGACCCGCTGCCGGGTGTAGCCGGCGGTGCCGGCGTTGGCGATGTTCTGCCCGGTGACGTCGATGCCGGTGCGCGCAGCGGTCAGGCCGGAGTACGCGGTCGCGAGGGATCCGAAGGTGCTCACCACGGTGCTACAGGGTCCCCTCGAACAGGCGGGCGCCGTCGGAGCCGGTGGCCCCCGACGAGCCGGAGGCGTCGTACGTGGCCGCGGAGGTGACCGACCCGGCGAGGGTCTCCT
This genomic window contains:
- the flgK gene encoding flagellar hook-associated protein FlgK, whose translation is MSTFGSLATAYSGLTAARTGIDVTGQNIANAGTAGYTRQRVTQSSIPTVQTGFVHGTAALAGQGVSVDGIARLGSLTLDAGLRVATGSSTWARTRATALSDLEDGLHEPGKDGLSAKLDAFWSSWSGLAAHPDDPGAASSVIASASTVAGALASGSRAVDAQWTTVRATAATQVGQLNDAAAQVADLNGRIRSTLASGGSANELMDQRDQLTQQIAGLAGGTVRAHADGTVDVLLDGNALVQGTDARTVQLAGADRMADGHPVTLQWAGAEPRDVALGGGSIGGALSLLAPASSGTGGALAEAAASYDAVATALATTVNAAHARGTTPTGTTGAPFFALAAGTPAAQGLSVVPVDGSGLATRNAANQLDDSFADALSRLGTVAGGADSTWAGFVAGVGSASRTATSESTLTGLALTSARTQQQSGAGVDLDEENVNLLSYQHAYQGAARVLTAVDEMLDTLINRVGLVGRG